Proteins encoded by one window of Bauldia sp.:
- a CDS encoding response regulator, whose product MNDRPHLLIVDDDREIRDLIARLLQKHDYKVETARDANAMDAILAVTRVDLVILDVMLPGKSGLDICRDLRARSPVPILMLTAMGDETDRIVGLEMGADDYLAKPFNPRELLARIRAILRRVHAPAAAGPLQPAAKRLSFAGWQLDLGRRRLEAPDGVIVDLTTGEYELLIAFAERPQRVLTRNQLLDLARGRDATPFDRSIDVQVSRIRRKIESDPRAPEMIITVRGDGYMFTPEVQVA is encoded by the coding sequence GTGAACGACCGGCCGCATCTGTTGATCGTCGATGACGATCGCGAGATTCGCGATCTCATCGCGCGTCTGCTGCAGAAGCACGACTACAAGGTCGAGACCGCCCGCGACGCCAACGCCATGGATGCGATCCTGGCGGTCACCCGCGTCGATCTCGTCATCCTCGACGTCATGCTGCCCGGCAAGAGCGGCCTCGACATCTGCCGCGATCTCCGCGCGCGCTCGCCGGTGCCGATCCTGATGCTGACCGCGATGGGTGACGAGACCGACCGCATCGTCGGGCTCGAGATGGGCGCCGACGACTACCTCGCCAAGCCGTTCAATCCGCGCGAACTGCTCGCCCGCATTCGCGCCATCCTGCGCCGCGTCCACGCGCCGGCCGCCGCAGGTCCATTGCAGCCTGCCGCCAAGCGGCTGAGCTTCGCCGGCTGGCAGCTCGATCTCGGCCGCCGCCGGCTGGAGGCGCCCGACGGCGTCATCGTCGACCTCACCACCGGCGAATACGAGCTCCTGATCGCCTTCGCCGAGCGCCCGCAGCGCGTGCTCACCCGCAACCAGCTTCTCGATCTCGCCCGCGGCCGCGACGCGACGCCGTTCGACCGCAGCATCGACGTGCAGGTGAGCCGCATCCGCCGCAAGATCGAGAGCGACCCGCGCGCGCCGGAGATGATCATCACCGTGCGCGGCGACGGCTACATGTTCACGCCCGAGGTGCAGGTCGCATGA
- a CDS encoding ATP-binding protein, which translates to MRRLLPDSLAAWALLILIAGLAIAEVATLTTILQNRAVNTRMTGFFHLSERVSSMSRAIAAEPTDGRAALVAALSSDTLSVGIGRTPVARDSAGGNEELAELEDIMQERLADSGVTDVRVERNFPDAGDDAASPEVNGDAGPVERFLTEFGEDYTLDDSYIVSVQLKDGTWVNFGIPVAPSPNWWSLNTVALTALVIALVLAASIWALRGLTAPYAVLAAASERLGRDLNASALPEKGPREVRAAAHAFNIMQERLQRSFADREQLVAAISHDLRTPTTRLRLRADFIDDPEQRARMLADLDEIETMTRSVLTFASNNAQPEPRAVIDLVSMLRSLCDDMPGATLALAADTPARVAYQAEPVALRRAVTNIIDNAVKYGHAARVSLAVAKHAVHIVVDDDGPGIATADTETVFRPFRRLESSRNRETGGTGLGLTIARTVARAHGGEVTLTNRAEGGLRAEIVLPLDRHPAPAAQTKNWMPASAPLTKEEA; encoded by the coding sequence ATGAGGCGCCTGCTGCCCGACAGCCTCGCCGCCTGGGCGCTTCTCATTCTCATCGCCGGCCTCGCCATTGCCGAGGTTGCGACGCTGACGACCATCCTGCAGAACCGCGCCGTCAACACGCGCATGACCGGCTTCTTCCATCTCTCCGAGCGCGTCTCCTCGATGAGCCGCGCCATCGCCGCCGAGCCGACCGACGGCCGCGCCGCGCTGGTCGCCGCGCTTTCCTCCGACACCCTGTCCGTCGGCATCGGCCGCACGCCGGTGGCGCGCGACTCCGCCGGCGGCAACGAGGAGCTCGCCGAGCTCGAAGACATCATGCAGGAGCGCCTCGCCGACAGCGGCGTCACTGACGTTCGCGTCGAGCGCAACTTCCCCGACGCCGGTGACGACGCGGCCAGTCCGGAGGTTAACGGCGACGCCGGTCCGGTGGAGCGCTTCCTGACCGAGTTCGGCGAGGACTACACGCTCGACGACAGCTACATCGTCTCGGTCCAGTTGAAGGACGGCACCTGGGTCAACTTCGGGATTCCGGTCGCGCCGTCGCCGAACTGGTGGTCGCTCAACACCGTCGCGCTCACCGCGCTGGTCATCGCGCTGGTGCTCGCCGCGTCGATCTGGGCGCTGCGCGGGCTCACCGCCCCCTATGCCGTGCTCGCCGCCGCCAGCGAACGCCTCGGCCGCGACCTCAACGCCTCCGCTTTGCCGGAGAAGGGCCCGCGCGAAGTCCGCGCTGCCGCCCACGCCTTCAACATCATGCAGGAGCGGCTGCAGCGATCCTTCGCCGACCGCGAGCAACTGGTCGCCGCCATCTCGCACGACCTGCGCACGCCGACGACGCGGCTGCGCCTCCGCGCCGACTTCATCGACGATCCCGAGCAGCGCGCCCGCATGCTCGCCGACCTCGACGAGATCGAGACGATGACGCGCTCCGTGCTGACCTTCGCGTCGAACAACGCCCAGCCCGAGCCGCGCGCCGTCATCGACCTCGTCTCGATGCTGCGCTCGCTCTGCGACGACATGCCAGGCGCAACGCTGGCCCTCGCCGCCGACACGCCCGCGCGCGTCGCCTACCAGGCCGAGCCGGTGGCGCTCCGCCGCGCGGTCACCAACATCATCGACAACGCCGTGAAATACGGCCACGCGGCGCGCGTCTCGTTGGCCGTGGCGAAGCACGCCGTCCACATCGTGGTCGACGACGACGGCCCCGGCATCGCCACCGCCGACACCGAGACGGTCTTCCGCCCGTTCCGCCGTCTGGAATCGTCGCGCAACCGCGAAACCGGCGGCACCGGCCTCGGCCTCACCATTGCCCGCACGGTAGCCCGCGCCCACGGCGGCGAGGTGACGTTGACCAACCGCGCCGAGGGCGGATTGCGGGCGGAGATCGTGCTTCCGCTCGACCGTCATCCCGCGCCTGCAGCGCAGACAAAAAACTGGATGCCGGCCTCGGCTCCCCTGACAAAGGAAGAAGCGTAG
- a CDS encoding ABC transporter permease, whose product MVKEFIQMRRDRLTFAMIVGVPIVQLVLFGYAINTDPKKMPTAAIVADHGPVERALIAAMQTSNYFDVLEGAPTEAEARAMLARGDIAYIVTIPDDFERKLVRGERPQLLVEADATDPAATAGGLSALQMIVTDALAETATGPLHNLKPGELPVDVVVHRLYNPEGITAYNIVPGLLGVILTLTTILMTALAITREVERGTIENLMAMPAKPVEIMIGKIVPYIGFGFVQIAVILVAAKLLFQVPMEGPMTVLLAVTLLFIGANVTLGYTFSTIARNQMQAMQMTVFFFLPSILLSGFMFPFRGMPIWAQWIGEVIPLTHYLRVVRGVMLKGGGFAEVAPQVWPLALFWLAVATLALVRYRRTLD is encoded by the coding sequence ATGGTCAAGGAATTCATCCAGATGCGGCGCGACCGGCTGACGTTCGCGATGATCGTCGGCGTGCCGATCGTGCAGCTCGTGCTGTTCGGCTACGCCATCAATACCGACCCGAAGAAGATGCCGACGGCGGCGATCGTCGCCGACCACGGGCCGGTCGAGCGCGCGCTGATCGCGGCTATGCAGACGTCGAATTATTTCGACGTGCTGGAGGGCGCGCCGACGGAGGCCGAGGCGCGCGCGATGCTGGCGCGCGGCGATATCGCCTACATCGTGACGATCCCCGACGACTTCGAACGCAAGCTGGTGCGCGGCGAGCGGCCGCAATTGCTGGTCGAGGCGGACGCCACCGATCCGGCGGCCACGGCGGGCGGATTGTCGGCGCTGCAGATGATCGTGACCGACGCGCTGGCGGAGACTGCGACCGGGCCGCTGCACAATCTCAAGCCGGGAGAGCTGCCGGTCGATGTCGTCGTGCACCGGCTCTACAATCCGGAGGGCATCACGGCCTACAACATCGTGCCGGGGCTGCTCGGCGTAATCCTGACGCTGACGACGATCCTGATGACGGCGCTCGCCATCACGCGCGAGGTCGAGCGCGGGACGATCGAGAATCTCATGGCGATGCCGGCGAAGCCGGTGGAGATCATGATCGGCAAGATCGTGCCCTACATCGGCTTCGGCTTCGTGCAGATCGCGGTGATCCTGGTGGCGGCGAAGCTGCTGTTCCAGGTGCCGATGGAGGGGCCGATGACGGTGCTGCTCGCCGTGACGCTCCTGTTCATCGGCGCCAACGTGACGCTCGGCTACACCTTCTCGACCATCGCGCGAAACCAGATGCAGGCGATGCAGATGACGGTGTTCTTCTTCCTGCCGTCGATCCTGCTGTCCGGCTTCATGTTTCCGTTCCGCGGCATGCCGATATGGGCGCAGTGGATCGGAGAGGTCATCCCGCTCACGCATTACCTGCGCGTCGTGCGCGGCGTGATGCTCAAGGGCGGCGGGTTCGCCGAAGTCGCGCCGCAGGTGTGGCCGCTGGCGCTGTTCTGGCTGGCGGTCGCGACGCTGGCGCTGGTCAGGTATCGGCGGACGCTGGACTAA